Proteins from a genomic interval of Gadus macrocephalus chromosome 2, ASM3116895v1:
- the rfx1a gene encoding MHC class II regulatory factor RFX1a isoform X3 has translation MATSGYVGETQPASLPQGGPGVSMSSVEVATSTTTTTQYLAEIQTSPTASTPGVTGASGEAQSPTIDGQKPAVQAPQTAVVAQTQYVTAEIQGSPTQTGHTQSTPQYIVVTVTEGSLHSSDSVSDSSPPPVVVQTGVPTQVVQQVQTAQQRSVVQATSQIAKAEPGTQLTVTSLQPVHISQEQQLTQVQHVYTNQVQYVEGGDTNYTTSTIFSYADAPLYTQTTASQYYEASTTQASTPGTPLTVSVTAGSAGGVSMFVAQPASVAAGAVEAVAGSVAVASGANGGADGAGTNGGAATGSYVIQGGYMLSGSSNSSGGSVGGAGGGGGGGGGGGGGGGGGGGGSGGNGQSYSLAARASPATVSITEGEESNLPSADKKVQWLLDNYETAEGVSLPRSTLYCHYLLHCQEQKLEPVNAASFGKLIRSVFMGLRTRRLGTRGNSKYHYYGLRIKASSSLIRLMEDQQHLAMRQQPFSQKQRLKPVQKIEGMTNGTGSGAGQQQQPHGAGLSDISAQVQQYQQFLDASRALPEFPDIDLQGKALPEGVELEHIKSFQLLYREHCEAILDVIVNLQFTLVETLWKTFWRFSQNQPADSAALAVHDESEKRLPKSCLVVLCKYEPVLRWSRDCDNSLYQALVEILIPDVLRPIPSALTQAIRNFAKSLESWLTNAMMNIPEEMVRIKVTSASAFAQTLRRYTSLNHLAQAARAVLQNTAQINQMLSDLNRVDFANVQEQASWVCRCEDRVVQRLEQDFKLTLQQQNSLEQWAAWLDGVVSQVLKPYQHSAAFPKAAKLFLLKWSFYSSMVIRDLTLRSAASFGSFHLIRLLYDEYMYYLIEHRVAQAKGETPIAVMGEFASLGRMLNPLDPDKEEEEEEEEEESDDEGQELSLQSDGAGLGEESLEPPAKLARTDQRVLFPPDSADN, from the exons ATGGCCACCTCAGGCTATGTGGGAGAGACACAGCCGGCGAGTCTACCCCAAGGGGGCCCTGGTGTTTCCATGTCGTCGGTGGAGGtggccacctccaccaccaccaccactcagtACCTGGCTGAGATCCAGACGTCCCCCACTGCCAGCACGCCAGGGGTTACAGGGGCGTCCGGCGAGGCCCAGAGCCCCACCATCGATGGGCAGAAGCCGGCAGTCCAGGCCCCCCAAACGGCGGTTGTGGCCCAGACCCAGTATGTGACCGCAGAAATCCAGGGCTCCCCCACACAGACGGGCCACACTCAAAGCACGCCACAGTACATTGTGGTCACCGTCACAG AGGGATCCCTCCACTCCAGCGACAGCGTTTCAGACTCCAGCCCCCCTCCAGTTGTGGTCCAAACAGGCGTTCCCACACAGGTGGTCCAACAGGTGCAGACTGCTCAGCAG CGGTCCGTTGTGCAGGCTACCTCTCAGATAGCAAAGGCTGAACCGGGCACCCAGCTCACGGTCACAAGTCTACAGCCTGTCCATATCAGCCAAGAG CAGCAACTGACCCAGGTGCAACACGTGTACACCAACCAGGTTCAGTATGTGGAAGGAGGAGACACAAACTACACCACCAGTACTAT CTTCTCCTATGCCGACGCGCCCCTCTACACCCAGACGACGGCGTCCCAGTACTACGAGGCCAGCACCACCCAGGCCTCCACCCCCGGCACCCCCCTCACCGTGTCGGTCACGGCCGGTTCCGCGGGGGGCGTGTCCATGTTCGTGGCCCAGCCAGCCAGCGTGGCGGCGGGGGCCGTGGAGGCCGTGGCGGGGTCCGTTGCGGTGGCGTCCGGGGCCAACGGTGGGGCAGACGGGGCCGGCACCAACGGCGGCGCGGCCACTGGGAGCTACGTGATCCAGGGGGGCTACATGCTGagcgggagcagcaacagcagtggTGGCAGTGTgggaggggctggaggtggaggtggaggtggaggtggaggtggaggaggaggaggaggaggaggaggagggtcaggTGGAAACGGGCAGAGCTACTCGCTCGCAGCCCGAGCCTCCCCGGCCACCGTGAGTATTACCGAGGGGGAGGAGAGTAACTTGCCATCGGCAGACAAGAAG GTACAGTGGTTGCTGGACAACTACGAGACAGCTGAAGGCGTTAGTCTGCCCCGCTCCACGCTCTACTGCCACTACCTGCTGCACTGCCAGGAGCAGAAGCTGGAGCCCGTCAACGCCGCCTCCTTCGGCAAGCTAATCCGCTCTGTCTTCATGGGGCTGCGCACGCGCCGCCTTGGCACACG GGGTAACTCGAAGTACCACTATTACGGCCTGAGGATCAAGGCTAGCTCCTCTCTCATTCGGCTGATGGAGGACCAACAGCACCTGGCCATGAGGCAGCAGCCTTTCTCCCAGAAGCAGAG GTTGAAACCGGTGCAGAAGATAGAGGGAATGACCAATGGCACAGGATCAGGGGCgggacaacagcagcagccacaCGGGGCggggctgtctgacatcagcGCCCAGGTTCAGCAGTACCAACAGTTCCTCG ACGCATCCAGAGCCCTGCCAGAGTTTCCGGACATCGACCTGCAAGGGAAGGCTCTGCCCGAGGGCGTAGAGCTGGAGCACATCAAGAGCTTCCAGCTGCTCTACAGAGAACACTGTGAG GCAATCCTGGATGTGATCGTCAACCTGCAGTTCACGTTGGTTGAGACACTTTGGAAGACCTTCTGGAGGTTCAGCCAGAATCAGCCTGCCGACTCTGCTGCACTGGCcgt CCACGACGAGTCTGAGAAGCGTCTGCCCAAGTCCTGTCTGGTGGTCCTCTGTAAGTACGAGCCGGTGCTGCGGTGGAGCCGAGACTGTGACAACAGCCTGTACCAGGCGCTGGTGGAGATCCTCATCCCTGACGTCCTCAGGCCCATACCCA GTGCCTTAACACAAGCCATCCGTAACTTCGCCAAGAGTCTGGAGAGCTGGCTGACCAACGCCATGATGAACATCCCAGAAGAAATGGTCCGCATCAAG GTGACGTCCGCCAGTGCCTTTGCCCAGACGCTGCGTCGCTACACCAGCCTGAACCACCTGGCCCAGGCAGCCCGCGCTGTGCTGCAGAACACCGCTCAGATCAACCAGATGCTCTCCGACCTCAACCGCGTGGACTTTGCTAACGTACAG GAGCAGGCGTCCTGGGTGTGCCGCTGTGAGGACCGCGTGGTGCAGCGGCTGGAGCAGGACTTCAAGCTCACGCTGCAGCAGCAGAACTCCCTGGAGCAGTGGGCCGCCTGGCTGGACGGGGTGGTGTCCCAGGTGCTGAAGCCCTACCAGCACAGCGCTGCTTTCCCCAAGGCTGCCAAGCTCTTCCTGCTCAAGTGGTCCTTCTACAG CTCCATGGTGATCAGGGACCTGACCCTGCGCAGTGCGGCAAGCTTTGGTTCCTTCCATCTGATCCGGCTGCTGTACGACGAATACATGTACTACCTGATAGAGCACAGGGTAGCCCAGGCTAAAGGGGAGACCCCCATCGCGGTCATGGGAGAA TTTGCCAGTTTGGGCAGGATGTTAAATCCACTGGACCCAGACAAAG aggaggaagaggaggaggaagaggaagagagcgatGACGAGGGCCAGGAGCTTTCCCTCCAGTCAGACGGCGCCGGGCTGGGGGAGGAATCTCTTGAACCCCCGGCCAAGCTGGCCAGAACGGACCAGCGGGTTCTCTTCCCGCCCGACTCTGCGGACAACTGA
- the rfx1a gene encoding MHC class II regulatory factor RFX1a isoform X2, which produces MATSGYVGETQPASLPQGGPGVSMSSVEVATSTTTTTQYLAEIQTSPTASTPGVTGASGEAQSPTIDGQKPAVQAPQTAVVAQTQYVTAEIQGSPTQTGHTQSTPQYIVVTVTEGSLHSSDSVSDSSPPPVVVQTGVPTQVVQQVQTAQQRSVVQATSQIAKAEPGTQLTVTSLQPVHISQEVQQQLTQVQHVYTNQVQYVEGGDTNYTTSTIFSYADAPLYTQTTASQYYEASTTQASTPGTPLTVSVTAGSAGGVSMFVAQPASVAAGAVEAVAGSVAVASGANGGADGAGTNGGAATGSYVIQGGYMLSGSSNSSGGSVGGAGGGGGGGGGGGGGGGGGGGGSGGNGQSYSLAARASPATVSITEGEESNLPSADKKWLLDNYETAEGVSLPRSTLYCHYLLHCQEQKLEPVNAASFGKLIRSVFMGLRTRRLGTRGNSKYHYYGLRIKASSSLIRLMEDQQHLAMRQQPFSQKQRLKPVQKIEGMTNGTGSGAGQQQQPHGAGLSDISAQVQQYQQFLDASRALPEFPDIDLQGKALPEGVELEHIKSFQLLYREHCEAILDVIVNLQFTLVETLWKTFWRFSQNQPADSAALAVHDESEKRLPKSCLVVLCKYEPVLRWSRDCDNSLYQALVEILIPDVLRPIPSALTQAIRNFAKSLESWLTNAMMNIPEEMVRIKVTSASAFAQTLRRYTSLNHLAQAARAVLQNTAQINQMLSDLNRVDFANVQEQASWVCRCEDRVVQRLEQDFKLTLQQQNSLEQWAAWLDGVVSQVLKPYQHSAAFPKAAKLFLLKWSFYSSMVIRDLTLRSAASFGSFHLIRLLYDEYMYYLIEHRVAQAKGETPIAVMGEFASLGRMLNPLDPDKEEEEEEEEEESDDEGQELSLQSDGAGLGEESLEPPAKLARTDQRVLFPPDSADN; this is translated from the exons ATGGCCACCTCAGGCTATGTGGGAGAGACACAGCCGGCGAGTCTACCCCAAGGGGGCCCTGGTGTTTCCATGTCGTCGGTGGAGGtggccacctccaccaccaccaccactcagtACCTGGCTGAGATCCAGACGTCCCCCACTGCCAGCACGCCAGGGGTTACAGGGGCGTCCGGCGAGGCCCAGAGCCCCACCATCGATGGGCAGAAGCCGGCAGTCCAGGCCCCCCAAACGGCGGTTGTGGCCCAGACCCAGTATGTGACCGCAGAAATCCAGGGCTCCCCCACACAGACGGGCCACACTCAAAGCACGCCACAGTACATTGTGGTCACCGTCACAG AGGGATCCCTCCACTCCAGCGACAGCGTTTCAGACTCCAGCCCCCCTCCAGTTGTGGTCCAAACAGGCGTTCCCACACAGGTGGTCCAACAGGTGCAGACTGCTCAGCAG CGGTCCGTTGTGCAGGCTACCTCTCAGATAGCAAAGGCTGAACCGGGCACCCAGCTCACGGTCACAAGTCTACAGCCTGTCCATATCAGCCAAGAG GTGCAGCAGCAACTGACCCAGGTGCAACACGTGTACACCAACCAGGTTCAGTATGTGGAAGGAGGAGACACAAACTACACCACCAGTACTAT CTTCTCCTATGCCGACGCGCCCCTCTACACCCAGACGACGGCGTCCCAGTACTACGAGGCCAGCACCACCCAGGCCTCCACCCCCGGCACCCCCCTCACCGTGTCGGTCACGGCCGGTTCCGCGGGGGGCGTGTCCATGTTCGTGGCCCAGCCAGCCAGCGTGGCGGCGGGGGCCGTGGAGGCCGTGGCGGGGTCCGTTGCGGTGGCGTCCGGGGCCAACGGTGGGGCAGACGGGGCCGGCACCAACGGCGGCGCGGCCACTGGGAGCTACGTGATCCAGGGGGGCTACATGCTGagcgggagcagcaacagcagtggTGGCAGTGTgggaggggctggaggtggaggtggaggtggaggtggaggtggaggaggaggaggaggaggaggaggagggtcaggTGGAAACGGGCAGAGCTACTCGCTCGCAGCCCGAGCCTCCCCGGCCACCGTGAGTATTACCGAGGGGGAGGAGAGTAACTTGCCATCGGCAGACAAGAAG TGGTTGCTGGACAACTACGAGACAGCTGAAGGCGTTAGTCTGCCCCGCTCCACGCTCTACTGCCACTACCTGCTGCACTGCCAGGAGCAGAAGCTGGAGCCCGTCAACGCCGCCTCCTTCGGCAAGCTAATCCGCTCTGTCTTCATGGGGCTGCGCACGCGCCGCCTTGGCACACG GGGTAACTCGAAGTACCACTATTACGGCCTGAGGATCAAGGCTAGCTCCTCTCTCATTCGGCTGATGGAGGACCAACAGCACCTGGCCATGAGGCAGCAGCCTTTCTCCCAGAAGCAGAG GTTGAAACCGGTGCAGAAGATAGAGGGAATGACCAATGGCACAGGATCAGGGGCgggacaacagcagcagccacaCGGGGCggggctgtctgacatcagcGCCCAGGTTCAGCAGTACCAACAGTTCCTCG ACGCATCCAGAGCCCTGCCAGAGTTTCCGGACATCGACCTGCAAGGGAAGGCTCTGCCCGAGGGCGTAGAGCTGGAGCACATCAAGAGCTTCCAGCTGCTCTACAGAGAACACTGTGAG GCAATCCTGGATGTGATCGTCAACCTGCAGTTCACGTTGGTTGAGACACTTTGGAAGACCTTCTGGAGGTTCAGCCAGAATCAGCCTGCCGACTCTGCTGCACTGGCcgt CCACGACGAGTCTGAGAAGCGTCTGCCCAAGTCCTGTCTGGTGGTCCTCTGTAAGTACGAGCCGGTGCTGCGGTGGAGCCGAGACTGTGACAACAGCCTGTACCAGGCGCTGGTGGAGATCCTCATCCCTGACGTCCTCAGGCCCATACCCA GTGCCTTAACACAAGCCATCCGTAACTTCGCCAAGAGTCTGGAGAGCTGGCTGACCAACGCCATGATGAACATCCCAGAAGAAATGGTCCGCATCAAG GTGACGTCCGCCAGTGCCTTTGCCCAGACGCTGCGTCGCTACACCAGCCTGAACCACCTGGCCCAGGCAGCCCGCGCTGTGCTGCAGAACACCGCTCAGATCAACCAGATGCTCTCCGACCTCAACCGCGTGGACTTTGCTAACGTACAG GAGCAGGCGTCCTGGGTGTGCCGCTGTGAGGACCGCGTGGTGCAGCGGCTGGAGCAGGACTTCAAGCTCACGCTGCAGCAGCAGAACTCCCTGGAGCAGTGGGCCGCCTGGCTGGACGGGGTGGTGTCCCAGGTGCTGAAGCCCTACCAGCACAGCGCTGCTTTCCCCAAGGCTGCCAAGCTCTTCCTGCTCAAGTGGTCCTTCTACAG CTCCATGGTGATCAGGGACCTGACCCTGCGCAGTGCGGCAAGCTTTGGTTCCTTCCATCTGATCCGGCTGCTGTACGACGAATACATGTACTACCTGATAGAGCACAGGGTAGCCCAGGCTAAAGGGGAGACCCCCATCGCGGTCATGGGAGAA TTTGCCAGTTTGGGCAGGATGTTAAATCCACTGGACCCAGACAAAG aggaggaagaggaggaggaagaggaagagagcgatGACGAGGGCCAGGAGCTTTCCCTCCAGTCAGACGGCGCCGGGCTGGGGGAGGAATCTCTTGAACCCCCGGCCAAGCTGGCCAGAACGGACCAGCGGGTTCTCTTCCCGCCCGACTCTGCGGACAACTGA
- the rfx1a gene encoding MHC class II regulatory factor RFX1a isoform X4, producing MATSGYVGETQPASLPQGGPGVSMSSVEVATSTTTTTQYLAEIQTSPTASTPGVTGASGEAQSPTIDGQKPAVQAPQTAVVAQTQYVTAEIQGSPTQTGHTQSTPQYIVVTVTEGSLHSSDSVSDSSPPPVVVQTGVPTQVVQQVQTAQQRSVVQATSQIAKAEPGTQLTVTSLQPVHISQEVQQQLTQVQHVYTNQVQYVEGGDTNYTTSTIFSYADAPLYTQTTASQYYEASTTQASTPGTPLTVSVTAGSAGGVSMFVAQPASVAAGAVEAVAGSVAVASGANGGADGAGTNGGAATGSYVIQGGYMLSGSSNSSGGSVGGAGGGGGGGGGGGGGGGGGGGGSGGNGQSYSLAARASPATVQWLLDNYETAEGVSLPRSTLYCHYLLHCQEQKLEPVNAASFGKLIRSVFMGLRTRRLGTRGNSKYHYYGLRIKASSSLIRLMEDQQHLAMRQQPFSQKQRLKPVQKIEGMTNGTGSGAGQQQQPHGAGLSDISAQVQQYQQFLDASRALPEFPDIDLQGKALPEGVELEHIKSFQLLYREHCEAILDVIVNLQFTLVETLWKTFWRFSQNQPADSAALAVHDESEKRLPKSCLVVLCKYEPVLRWSRDCDNSLYQALVEILIPDVLRPIPSALTQAIRNFAKSLESWLTNAMMNIPEEMVRIKVTSASAFAQTLRRYTSLNHLAQAARAVLQNTAQINQMLSDLNRVDFANVQEQASWVCRCEDRVVQRLEQDFKLTLQQQNSLEQWAAWLDGVVSQVLKPYQHSAAFPKAAKLFLLKWSFYSSMVIRDLTLRSAASFGSFHLIRLLYDEYMYYLIEHRVAQAKGETPIAVMGEFASLGRMLNPLDPDKEEEEEEEEEESDDEGQELSLQSDGAGLGEESLEPPAKLARTDQRVLFPPDSADN from the exons ATGGCCACCTCAGGCTATGTGGGAGAGACACAGCCGGCGAGTCTACCCCAAGGGGGCCCTGGTGTTTCCATGTCGTCGGTGGAGGtggccacctccaccaccaccaccactcagtACCTGGCTGAGATCCAGACGTCCCCCACTGCCAGCACGCCAGGGGTTACAGGGGCGTCCGGCGAGGCCCAGAGCCCCACCATCGATGGGCAGAAGCCGGCAGTCCAGGCCCCCCAAACGGCGGTTGTGGCCCAGACCCAGTATGTGACCGCAGAAATCCAGGGCTCCCCCACACAGACGGGCCACACTCAAAGCACGCCACAGTACATTGTGGTCACCGTCACAG AGGGATCCCTCCACTCCAGCGACAGCGTTTCAGACTCCAGCCCCCCTCCAGTTGTGGTCCAAACAGGCGTTCCCACACAGGTGGTCCAACAGGTGCAGACTGCTCAGCAG CGGTCCGTTGTGCAGGCTACCTCTCAGATAGCAAAGGCTGAACCGGGCACCCAGCTCACGGTCACAAGTCTACAGCCTGTCCATATCAGCCAAGAG GTGCAGCAGCAACTGACCCAGGTGCAACACGTGTACACCAACCAGGTTCAGTATGTGGAAGGAGGAGACACAAACTACACCACCAGTACTAT CTTCTCCTATGCCGACGCGCCCCTCTACACCCAGACGACGGCGTCCCAGTACTACGAGGCCAGCACCACCCAGGCCTCCACCCCCGGCACCCCCCTCACCGTGTCGGTCACGGCCGGTTCCGCGGGGGGCGTGTCCATGTTCGTGGCCCAGCCAGCCAGCGTGGCGGCGGGGGCCGTGGAGGCCGTGGCGGGGTCCGTTGCGGTGGCGTCCGGGGCCAACGGTGGGGCAGACGGGGCCGGCACCAACGGCGGCGCGGCCACTGGGAGCTACGTGATCCAGGGGGGCTACATGCTGagcgggagcagcaacagcagtggTGGCAGTGTgggaggggctggaggtggaggtggaggtggaggtggaggtggaggaggaggaggaggaggaggaggagggtcaggTGGAAACGGGCAGAGCTACTCGCTCGCAGCCCGAGCCTCCCCGGCCACC GTACAGTGGTTGCTGGACAACTACGAGACAGCTGAAGGCGTTAGTCTGCCCCGCTCCACGCTCTACTGCCACTACCTGCTGCACTGCCAGGAGCAGAAGCTGGAGCCCGTCAACGCCGCCTCCTTCGGCAAGCTAATCCGCTCTGTCTTCATGGGGCTGCGCACGCGCCGCCTTGGCACACG GGGTAACTCGAAGTACCACTATTACGGCCTGAGGATCAAGGCTAGCTCCTCTCTCATTCGGCTGATGGAGGACCAACAGCACCTGGCCATGAGGCAGCAGCCTTTCTCCCAGAAGCAGAG GTTGAAACCGGTGCAGAAGATAGAGGGAATGACCAATGGCACAGGATCAGGGGCgggacaacagcagcagccacaCGGGGCggggctgtctgacatcagcGCCCAGGTTCAGCAGTACCAACAGTTCCTCG ACGCATCCAGAGCCCTGCCAGAGTTTCCGGACATCGACCTGCAAGGGAAGGCTCTGCCCGAGGGCGTAGAGCTGGAGCACATCAAGAGCTTCCAGCTGCTCTACAGAGAACACTGTGAG GCAATCCTGGATGTGATCGTCAACCTGCAGTTCACGTTGGTTGAGACACTTTGGAAGACCTTCTGGAGGTTCAGCCAGAATCAGCCTGCCGACTCTGCTGCACTGGCcgt CCACGACGAGTCTGAGAAGCGTCTGCCCAAGTCCTGTCTGGTGGTCCTCTGTAAGTACGAGCCGGTGCTGCGGTGGAGCCGAGACTGTGACAACAGCCTGTACCAGGCGCTGGTGGAGATCCTCATCCCTGACGTCCTCAGGCCCATACCCA GTGCCTTAACACAAGCCATCCGTAACTTCGCCAAGAGTCTGGAGAGCTGGCTGACCAACGCCATGATGAACATCCCAGAAGAAATGGTCCGCATCAAG GTGACGTCCGCCAGTGCCTTTGCCCAGACGCTGCGTCGCTACACCAGCCTGAACCACCTGGCCCAGGCAGCCCGCGCTGTGCTGCAGAACACCGCTCAGATCAACCAGATGCTCTCCGACCTCAACCGCGTGGACTTTGCTAACGTACAG GAGCAGGCGTCCTGGGTGTGCCGCTGTGAGGACCGCGTGGTGCAGCGGCTGGAGCAGGACTTCAAGCTCACGCTGCAGCAGCAGAACTCCCTGGAGCAGTGGGCCGCCTGGCTGGACGGGGTGGTGTCCCAGGTGCTGAAGCCCTACCAGCACAGCGCTGCTTTCCCCAAGGCTGCCAAGCTCTTCCTGCTCAAGTGGTCCTTCTACAG CTCCATGGTGATCAGGGACCTGACCCTGCGCAGTGCGGCAAGCTTTGGTTCCTTCCATCTGATCCGGCTGCTGTACGACGAATACATGTACTACCTGATAGAGCACAGGGTAGCCCAGGCTAAAGGGGAGACCCCCATCGCGGTCATGGGAGAA TTTGCCAGTTTGGGCAGGATGTTAAATCCACTGGACCCAGACAAAG aggaggaagaggaggaggaagaggaagagagcgatGACGAGGGCCAGGAGCTTTCCCTCCAGTCAGACGGCGCCGGGCTGGGGGAGGAATCTCTTGAACCCCCGGCCAAGCTGGCCAGAACGGACCAGCGGGTTCTCTTCCCGCCCGACTCTGCGGACAACTGA
- the rfx1a gene encoding MHC class II regulatory factor RFX1a isoform X1, which yields MATSGYVGETQPASLPQGGPGVSMSSVEVATSTTTTTQYLAEIQTSPTASTPGVTGASGEAQSPTIDGQKPAVQAPQTAVVAQTQYVTAEIQGSPTQTGHTQSTPQYIVVTVTEGSLHSSDSVSDSSPPPVVVQTGVPTQVVQQVQTAQQRSVVQATSQIAKAEPGTQLTVTSLQPVHISQEVQQQLTQVQHVYTNQVQYVEGGDTNYTTSTIFSYADAPLYTQTTASQYYEASTTQASTPGTPLTVSVTAGSAGGVSMFVAQPASVAAGAVEAVAGSVAVASGANGGADGAGTNGGAATGSYVIQGGYMLSGSSNSSGGSVGGAGGGGGGGGGGGGGGGGGGGGSGGNGQSYSLAARASPATVSITEGEESNLPSADKKVQWLLDNYETAEGVSLPRSTLYCHYLLHCQEQKLEPVNAASFGKLIRSVFMGLRTRRLGTRGNSKYHYYGLRIKASSSLIRLMEDQQHLAMRQQPFSQKQRLKPVQKIEGMTNGTGSGAGQQQQPHGAGLSDISAQVQQYQQFLDASRALPEFPDIDLQGKALPEGVELEHIKSFQLLYREHCEAILDVIVNLQFTLVETLWKTFWRFSQNQPADSAALAVHDESEKRLPKSCLVVLCKYEPVLRWSRDCDNSLYQALVEILIPDVLRPIPSALTQAIRNFAKSLESWLTNAMMNIPEEMVRIKVTSASAFAQTLRRYTSLNHLAQAARAVLQNTAQINQMLSDLNRVDFANVQEQASWVCRCEDRVVQRLEQDFKLTLQQQNSLEQWAAWLDGVVSQVLKPYQHSAAFPKAAKLFLLKWSFYSSMVIRDLTLRSAASFGSFHLIRLLYDEYMYYLIEHRVAQAKGETPIAVMGEFASLGRMLNPLDPDKEEEEEEEEEESDDEGQELSLQSDGAGLGEESLEPPAKLARTDQRVLFPPDSADN from the exons ATGGCCACCTCAGGCTATGTGGGAGAGACACAGCCGGCGAGTCTACCCCAAGGGGGCCCTGGTGTTTCCATGTCGTCGGTGGAGGtggccacctccaccaccaccaccactcagtACCTGGCTGAGATCCAGACGTCCCCCACTGCCAGCACGCCAGGGGTTACAGGGGCGTCCGGCGAGGCCCAGAGCCCCACCATCGATGGGCAGAAGCCGGCAGTCCAGGCCCCCCAAACGGCGGTTGTGGCCCAGACCCAGTATGTGACCGCAGAAATCCAGGGCTCCCCCACACAGACGGGCCACACTCAAAGCACGCCACAGTACATTGTGGTCACCGTCACAG AGGGATCCCTCCACTCCAGCGACAGCGTTTCAGACTCCAGCCCCCCTCCAGTTGTGGTCCAAACAGGCGTTCCCACACAGGTGGTCCAACAGGTGCAGACTGCTCAGCAG CGGTCCGTTGTGCAGGCTACCTCTCAGATAGCAAAGGCTGAACCGGGCACCCAGCTCACGGTCACAAGTCTACAGCCTGTCCATATCAGCCAAGAG GTGCAGCAGCAACTGACCCAGGTGCAACACGTGTACACCAACCAGGTTCAGTATGTGGAAGGAGGAGACACAAACTACACCACCAGTACTAT CTTCTCCTATGCCGACGCGCCCCTCTACACCCAGACGACGGCGTCCCAGTACTACGAGGCCAGCACCACCCAGGCCTCCACCCCCGGCACCCCCCTCACCGTGTCGGTCACGGCCGGTTCCGCGGGGGGCGTGTCCATGTTCGTGGCCCAGCCAGCCAGCGTGGCGGCGGGGGCCGTGGAGGCCGTGGCGGGGTCCGTTGCGGTGGCGTCCGGGGCCAACGGTGGGGCAGACGGGGCCGGCACCAACGGCGGCGCGGCCACTGGGAGCTACGTGATCCAGGGGGGCTACATGCTGagcgggagcagcaacagcagtggTGGCAGTGTgggaggggctggaggtggaggtggaggtggaggtggaggtggaggaggaggaggaggaggaggaggagggtcaggTGGAAACGGGCAGAGCTACTCGCTCGCAGCCCGAGCCTCCCCGGCCACCGTGAGTATTACCGAGGGGGAGGAGAGTAACTTGCCATCGGCAGACAAGAAG GTACAGTGGTTGCTGGACAACTACGAGACAGCTGAAGGCGTTAGTCTGCCCCGCTCCACGCTCTACTGCCACTACCTGCTGCACTGCCAGGAGCAGAAGCTGGAGCCCGTCAACGCCGCCTCCTTCGGCAAGCTAATCCGCTCTGTCTTCATGGGGCTGCGCACGCGCCGCCTTGGCACACG GGGTAACTCGAAGTACCACTATTACGGCCTGAGGATCAAGGCTAGCTCCTCTCTCATTCGGCTGATGGAGGACCAACAGCACCTGGCCATGAGGCAGCAGCCTTTCTCCCAGAAGCAGAG GTTGAAACCGGTGCAGAAGATAGAGGGAATGACCAATGGCACAGGATCAGGGGCgggacaacagcagcagccacaCGGGGCggggctgtctgacatcagcGCCCAGGTTCAGCAGTACCAACAGTTCCTCG ACGCATCCAGAGCCCTGCCAGAGTTTCCGGACATCGACCTGCAAGGGAAGGCTCTGCCCGAGGGCGTAGAGCTGGAGCACATCAAGAGCTTCCAGCTGCTCTACAGAGAACACTGTGAG GCAATCCTGGATGTGATCGTCAACCTGCAGTTCACGTTGGTTGAGACACTTTGGAAGACCTTCTGGAGGTTCAGCCAGAATCAGCCTGCCGACTCTGCTGCACTGGCcgt CCACGACGAGTCTGAGAAGCGTCTGCCCAAGTCCTGTCTGGTGGTCCTCTGTAAGTACGAGCCGGTGCTGCGGTGGAGCCGAGACTGTGACAACAGCCTGTACCAGGCGCTGGTGGAGATCCTCATCCCTGACGTCCTCAGGCCCATACCCA GTGCCTTAACACAAGCCATCCGTAACTTCGCCAAGAGTCTGGAGAGCTGGCTGACCAACGCCATGATGAACATCCCAGAAGAAATGGTCCGCATCAAG GTGACGTCCGCCAGTGCCTTTGCCCAGACGCTGCGTCGCTACACCAGCCTGAACCACCTGGCCCAGGCAGCCCGCGCTGTGCTGCAGAACACCGCTCAGATCAACCAGATGCTCTCCGACCTCAACCGCGTGGACTTTGCTAACGTACAG GAGCAGGCGTCCTGGGTGTGCCGCTGTGAGGACCGCGTGGTGCAGCGGCTGGAGCAGGACTTCAAGCTCACGCTGCAGCAGCAGAACTCCCTGGAGCAGTGGGCCGCCTGGCTGGACGGGGTGGTGTCCCAGGTGCTGAAGCCCTACCAGCACAGCGCTGCTTTCCCCAAGGCTGCCAAGCTCTTCCTGCTCAAGTGGTCCTTCTACAG CTCCATGGTGATCAGGGACCTGACCCTGCGCAGTGCGGCAAGCTTTGGTTCCTTCCATCTGATCCGGCTGCTGTACGACGAATACATGTACTACCTGATAGAGCACAGGGTAGCCCAGGCTAAAGGGGAGACCCCCATCGCGGTCATGGGAGAA TTTGCCAGTTTGGGCAGGATGTTAAATCCACTGGACCCAGACAAAG aggaggaagaggaggaggaagaggaagagagcgatGACGAGGGCCAGGAGCTTTCCCTCCAGTCAGACGGCGCCGGGCTGGGGGAGGAATCTCTTGAACCCCCGGCCAAGCTGGCCAGAACGGACCAGCGGGTTCTCTTCCCGCCCGACTCTGCGGACAACTGA